A window of Mucilaginibacter sp. PAMC 26640 contains these coding sequences:
- a CDS encoding cell surface protein SprA gives MPRPPGQQNGTQQLPGQQPQQVNNQPPTVAPADTTRPRNTAPLSNAPKLTQTRNQLARQGIFDFDPPGLVRTIEYDAATNKYVLYERVGNLLYRPPLYLTFDEYLKLQQKGVQREYYRQLADNYAYDSQQPGFIPQIKVRSKTFEQIFGSSNINIRPQGSAEVILAGQINKNENPLFNTRQRSQFNFNFDQRIQLNVTGDIGDKLKISTNYNTEAQFQFENQIKLDYTGHPDEIIQKIEAGTVSMPLNTTLITGSQALFGIKTKLKFGRLDITSILSQQRSQSKNITITNGSQQGNIALTPADYESNKHYFLSQYFRNNYNRALANIPIISSNINITKIEVWTTNRTNVTTDSRDILAFLDLGENRPYNTSLVQGGGGFSGLPAGFQGPGFTQQSNSLLQGLPANARITNANDVANYFRATGGTDNYSKLTYARKLTDKEYTLHPQLGYISLNYPLNNDEVLAVAYQYSYNGQQYQVGEFSSDVPVDPTTPKSLFVKLLKNELLKTNLPTWDLMMKNIYSLGAFGISPTNFKLNISRLDDKSGIEKTIMDEGANTRSKRWLQLTGVDNLDQQSDKRPDGYFDFLEGITIDSQNGRIMFPVLEPFGSDLAKQFTATETDLVSRYVYQPLYDSTKTIAQQFFPKLNRYLIKGTYTSTQGSEYQLNAVNIPQGSVVVTAGNLKLSEGADYTVDYSAGRIRVLNQALLSSGQPINIKIENNELFGVQQKSLYGTRLDYRASGKLALGATYMHLTEQPITQNELVGEESISNSIFGFDANYSSSSRFLTRLVDKIPFINTKAPSTINLSGEFARLMPGSPSALNFAGSKNGTSYLDDFENSRSVIDIKSANAWQISGTPQMFPESQLFDDLSYGFNRARLAFYNIDPIFYTNSNTIPVTRTDLSNHYARQVIEQEVFPYKQSVTGQPLTLSTLNLAYYPSVRGQYNYSTSGINSDGSLQNPKTRWGGMFRKLETNDFESLNVGYIEFWVLDPFIYKPASQGGDLYFNLGSLSEDILKDGRKSLENGLPVDGSTDKTDETNWGRVSKLQPVINAFDNNPDSRRLQDVGLDGLNDTDEQTKFAPVVNQVTTVLNPQAATAFKADPSSDDYQFYQGPALDQARAGILERYSRYNGTDGNSKTAEQSQAELGLQTSASTSLPDGEDINRDNNMSQTDEYFQYRVSIRPQDMQVGQNYISDKVTSNVKLPNGQTEPVTWYQFRIPITDYQSKVGNIQDFKAIRFMRMFMTNFADTSILRFATMQLVRGEWRSFNAEKNPLNVIADPAIANPVVDNSVLDVQAVNIEENGNRTPIPYVVPPGINRQRNYNNLQSDTRLNEQSLSLNVSDLRDGYSRAAFRTFFNDLRSYKKIQMFVHAEGDQLKDKDINAFVRLGVDYQDNYYEYEIPLAITPSGTRDPGTIWPATNELNLTLDLLTSAKLARNNAKLNGVPWPFTTPFVYTDGQNKVTIKGQPDLSRLRTIMMGVRNPYRGTNTSADDGLDKTGTVWFDELRLTDFDQRGGWAATARADFALADFANITVSGSKSTIGFGSLDSRVSDRSRSDNQIYDVSGSVELGKFFPAKSGIKIPAYVNISNAVATPQYDPQSPDVELKKTLAAAPTSQARDSIRNVSVDYTMRKSINFTNVHKERTNPSAPVRVYDIENFNATYAYTEYTHHDFIVANDYAKTYRVSLAYNYSNQPRYYSPFSKIIKSNLLALARDINFSILPSRLNFSINFDRYYSENTLRNNDPNNFIPIPTTFNKNFNITRVYGIGWNLSKSLQMDIDATNLSVVDEPAGRINGLKRDTLWENLKRLGRTTNYNHTINFNYTTPINKVPGLDWTALIARYSTHFNWQTQPEFAISNPDYNIGNSIQNSRTIQMNPTLNFVTLYNKFVALRKTNTSNGGAKGLILGLLTSIKSVTGTYTRTEGTFLPGYLPLSNFFGQDFNYSAPGIGFLLGSQTDLRDKAVANGWITTDTLQNQLFVRTYNSDLRLRSIIEPIKDLRIELIGFKTQDRNYQTNFKYLATTNSIENLSPVTSGTYSVSILSLSTAFSKSSGVNNTSTTFQQFLANRTVISKRLGVTNPNSTGVVTDGYVDGYGPNAQNVLVPAFLAAYTGKSASGSSLSQFPDIPIPNWQITYNGLSKMPFFTELFDSFDLRHGYRSSYNVNGYTTLLQYQAANGAVSSRDANTDFLPFYQMTQVSIFEQFVPLLGADVRFKNSMTANLEFRKTRSLSLSLLNSQLAEQAENIIVFGFGYRPKNFRMPFGLFGTGAKTNNDINFKLDVAVRDNKTLIYRADIAAAEISSGAKNITLRPSIDYVINQRFNLSLFYDSNITKPYTSQTFNTSFTNFGINLKLLLQ, from the coding sequence ATACCAAGGCCTCCGGGGCAGCAAAACGGCACACAGCAGCTCCCGGGGCAGCAGCCACAACAAGTTAATAACCAGCCACCGACAGTGGCGCCGGCAGACACTACAAGGCCCAGAAATACGGCACCGTTAAGTAACGCACCTAAACTTACACAAACCCGCAATCAACTGGCCCGGCAGGGAATTTTTGATTTTGATCCTCCCGGCTTGGTGCGCACCATTGAATATGATGCAGCAACCAACAAATATGTTTTGTATGAGCGTGTAGGGAACCTGCTTTACCGCCCCCCTTTGTATTTAACTTTTGATGAGTATTTAAAACTGCAGCAAAAAGGTGTGCAGCGCGAATATTATCGGCAGCTGGCAGATAATTACGCGTATGATTCGCAGCAGCCGGGTTTCATCCCGCAGATAAAGGTGCGCAGCAAAACGTTCGAGCAGATCTTTGGCAGCTCGAATATCAACATTCGTCCGCAAGGATCGGCTGAAGTTATTTTGGCGGGGCAGATCAATAAAAACGAGAACCCGCTTTTCAATACCCGACAGCGCAGCCAGTTCAACTTCAACTTCGATCAGCGTATTCAACTCAATGTAACCGGCGATATCGGCGACAAATTAAAGATCAGCACTAATTACAATACCGAGGCGCAGTTCCAGTTTGAGAACCAGATCAAGCTGGATTACACCGGCCATCCGGATGAGATCATTCAAAAAATAGAAGCCGGTACCGTAAGCATGCCGCTTAATACCACCCTTATTACGGGCAGCCAGGCTTTGTTTGGTATCAAAACCAAGCTGAAGTTTGGCAGGCTGGATATTACCAGCATTTTATCGCAGCAGCGCTCGCAGTCCAAAAACATAACCATCACCAATGGGTCGCAACAGGGTAACATCGCCCTTACCCCGGCAGATTATGAGTCGAACAAGCACTATTTCCTGTCGCAGTATTTTCGCAATAATTACAACCGGGCGCTGGCCAATATCCCCATCATCAGTTCCAACATCAACATTACTAAAATTGAAGTCTGGACCACCAACCGTACAAACGTTACTACCGACAGCCGGGACATCTTAGCCTTTTTAGATTTAGGTGAGAACAGGCCTTACAACACATCATTAGTGCAGGGGGGCGGCGGTTTCAGTGGTTTGCCGGCAGGTTTCCAGGGGCCGGGCTTTACGCAGCAGTCTAACTCATTATTACAGGGTTTACCGGCTAATGCCCGTATCACCAATGCTAATGATGTGGCCAACTACTTCCGCGCTACCGGCGGTACCGATAACTATTCAAAGCTAACCTACGCCCGTAAACTAACCGATAAGGAATACACGCTACATCCGCAGTTAGGTTATATATCACTCAACTACCCCTTAAACAATGATGAGGTACTGGCAGTGGCGTACCAATATTCATACAACGGCCAGCAGTACCAGGTGGGTGAGTTCAGCAGCGATGTGCCTGTAGACCCAACCACCCCCAAATCCCTTTTTGTAAAGTTACTGAAGAATGAGCTGCTGAAAACTAATTTGCCCACCTGGGATCTGATGATGAAAAACATCTATTCCCTGGGAGCATTTGGGATCAGTCCAACCAATTTTAAACTCAACATCAGCCGTCTCGATGATAAATCGGGCATAGAAAAAACGATTATGGACGAGGGCGCGAATACCAGGAGCAAGCGCTGGCTGCAGCTTACCGGGGTAGATAACCTGGATCAGCAAAGCGATAAACGCCCGGATGGCTATTTCGATTTTTTAGAAGGGATCACGATCGATTCGCAAAACGGCCGCATCATGTTTCCGGTGCTGGAGCCCTTTGGATCTGACCTGGCTAAACAATTTACCGCTACGGAAACGGACCTGGTGAGCCGCTACGTATACCAGCCACTTTACGATTCTACTAAAACTATTGCGCAGCAGTTTTTTCCCAAACTCAACCGCTATCTCATTAAAGGCACTTACACTTCAACCCAGGGCTCAGAGTACCAGCTCAACGCTGTAAATATCCCGCAGGGATCGGTGGTGGTTACGGCAGGTAATTTAAAACTCAGCGAGGGTGCCGACTACACGGTTGATTACAGCGCCGGCCGCATCCGGGTTTTAAACCAGGCATTGTTATCATCAGGCCAACCCATTAATATTAAGATAGAGAACAACGAGCTATTCGGCGTACAGCAGAAATCCCTGTATGGTACCCGGCTGGACTATCGCGCAAGTGGCAAACTGGCACTTGGCGCCACGTACATGCACCTTACCGAGCAGCCCATTACCCAAAACGAATTGGTAGGTGAAGAATCCATTTCCAACTCCATTTTTGGTTTTGATGCCAACTACAGTTCCAGCTCCAGGTTTTTAACCCGGTTGGTTGATAAAATTCCATTTATTAATACTAAAGCGCCATCAACTATCAATTTAAGTGGTGAGTTTGCGCGGCTAATGCCGGGTAGCCCTAGTGCCCTAAACTTTGCAGGATCAAAGAATGGCACTTCCTATCTGGACGATTTCGAGAATAGCCGCTCGGTGATCGATATCAAGAGCGCCAATGCCTGGCAGATCTCTGGTACCCCGCAGATGTTTCCGGAGTCGCAGCTTTTTGACGACTTAAGCTATGGCTTTAACCGCGCCCGATTGGCCTTTTACAATATCGACCCGATATTTTATACCAACTCTAACACCATCCCGGTAACCCGTACCGATCTTTCTAACCATTATGCAAGGCAGGTAATTGAGCAGGAGGTATTCCCTTACAAACAATCGGTAACAGGGCAGCCATTAACCCTGTCTACGCTTAACCTTGCCTATTATCCAAGCGTTCGTGGTCAATATAATTATAGCACCAGCGGCATCAATTCAGACGGTAGCCTGCAGAATCCTAAAACCCGCTGGGGCGGTATGTTCCGCAAGCTGGAAACCAACGATTTTGAATCGCTGAATGTGGGCTATATCGAATTCTGGGTGCTGGACCCGTTTATTTACAAACCAGCCTCACAGGGTGGTGATCTTTATTTCAACCTGGGCAGCCTCTCCGAAGATATTTTAAAAGATGGACGCAAAAGCCTGGAGAACGGTCTCCCGGTTGATGGTTCTACCGATAAAACTGACGAAACCAACTGGGGCCGGGTATCTAAATTGCAGCCGGTGATCAACGCTTTCGACAATAACCCCGACTCCCGGCGCTTACAGGATGTTGGTTTAGACGGGCTGAATGATACCGACGAGCAAACCAAGTTTGCGCCTGTGGTAAACCAGGTTACCACCGTTTTGAACCCGCAGGCTGCCACTGCTTTTAAAGCAGATCCTTCATCAGATGATTACCAGTTTTACCAGGGCCCGGCACTGGACCAGGCCAGAGCGGGTATTTTAGAGCGTTACAGCCGCTATAACGGCACTGATGGCAACTCTAAAACAGCCGAACAATCACAGGCAGAACTGGGTCTGCAAACATCTGCTTCTACTTCCCTGCCGGATGGTGAAGACATTAACCGCGATAATAACATGAGCCAAACCGACGAGTACTTCCAGTACCGCGTCTCTATCCGCCCGCAGGATATGCAAGTTGGCCAGAACTATATCAGCGATAAGGTAACTTCGAATGTAAAATTACCGAATGGCCAAACTGAACCGGTTACCTGGTACCAGTTCCGCATCCCCATTACCGATTACCAAAGCAAAGTAGGCAACATCCAGGATTTTAAGGCCATCCGTTTTATGCGGATGTTCATGACCAACTTTGCCGACACCTCTATTTTGCGTTTTGCCACTATGCAGCTGGTGCGTGGCGAATGGCGCAGCTTTAATGCCGAAAAAAACCCGCTAAACGTTATTGCCGATCCGGCTATTGCCAACCCGGTGGTAGATAATTCTGTGCTGGACGTGCAGGCAGTTAATATAGAGGAAAATGGTAACCGTACCCCCATTCCTTACGTGGTACCGCCGGGAATTAACCGCCAGCGGAATTACAATAACCTGCAATCAGATACCAGGCTGAACGAGCAGTCGCTCTCTTTAAATGTGAGTGATCTGCGCGATGGTTATTCAAGAGCCGCATTCCGTACTTTTTTTAACGATCTGCGGTCATACAAAAAGATCCAGATGTTTGTACATGCCGAAGGCGACCAGCTGAAGGATAAAGATATCAATGCTTTTGTACGTTTGGGGGTCGATTATCAGGACAACTACTACGAATACGAAATTCCGCTGGCTATTACCCCATCGGGCACCCGGGATCCCGGCACCATTTGGCCGGCTACTAACGAACTTAACTTAACGCTGGACCTGTTAACCAGTGCCAAGCTGGCCCGTAACAATGCCAAGCTCAACGGCGTGCCATGGCCATTTACCACACCGTTTGTTTACACCGATGGCCAAAATAAAGTAACCATAAAGGGGCAGCCGGATCTGAGCCGACTGCGCACCATCATGATGGGCGTACGCAACCCATACAGAGGCACTAATACCAGCGCGGACGACGGCCTGGATAAAACCGGTACGGTTTGGTTTGATGAGCTGCGACTAACCGATTTTGACCAGCGCGGCGGCTGGGCAGCAACAGCGCGTGCCGATTTCGCCCTGGCAGATTTTGCCAACATCACCGTATCAGGCAGTAAAAGTACCATAGGATTTGGTTCGCTGGATTCACGGGTGAGCGACAGGAGCCGAAGCGACAACCAGATCTACGATGTATCGGGCAGTGTAGAGCTCGGCAAATTTTTCCCGGCAAAAAGCGGCATCAAGATCCCGGCTTATGTCAACATCAGCAACGCCGTGGCTACCCCGCAGTACGATCCGCAATCGCCCGATGTGGAGCTGAAAAAAACATTAGCTGCCGCGCCAACCTCTCAGGCAAGAGACTCTATCCGTAATGTATCTGTGGATTACACCATGCGCAAAAGCATCAACTTTACCAACGTACATAAAGAACGTACCAACCCAAGCGCACCGGTAAGGGTTTATGATATTGAAAACTTTAATGCTACTTACGCCTACACCGAATATACCCACCATGATTTTATAGTAGCCAACGATTATGCGAAAACCTACCGGGTAAGCCTGGCCTACAATTATAGCAACCAGCCTAGGTACTACTCGCCTTTTTCCAAGATCATTAAAAGTAATTTGCTGGCGCTGGCGCGGGATATCAACTTCAGCATATTGCCATCAAGGTTAAACTTCAGCATTAATTTCGACAGGTATTATTCGGAAAATACGCTCCGTAATAACGATCCGAATAATTTTATTCCTATCCCAACCACCTTCAACAAGAACTTTAACATTACACGTGTTTATGGCATCGGCTGGAACCTATCCAAATCGCTGCAGATGGATATTGATGCAACAAATCTTTCGGTAGTAGATGAACCGGCCGGGCGCATCAACGGCTTAAAACGTGATACGCTATGGGAAAATTTAAAACGACTAGGCCGCACCACAAACTATAATCACACCATTAACTTTAATTATACCACGCCAATAAATAAGGTACCTGGCTTAGACTGGACGGCCCTGATAGCGCGGTACAGCACCCACTTTAACTGGCAAACACAACCGGAATTTGCGATCAGCAATCCCGACTACAACATCGGTAACAGCATCCAAAATTCGCGCACCATACAAATGAACCCAACGCTGAACTTTGTTACCTTATACAACAAGTTTGTAGCGTTGCGTAAAACTAATACCAGCAATGGCGGCGCCAAGGGTTTGATCTTAGGGCTGCTCACCAGCATAAAAAGTGTAACCGGTACTTATACGCGTACGGAAGGAACCTTCCTGCCCGGTTACCTGCCCCTTTCCAACTTTTTTGGGCAGGATTTTAATTACAGTGCTCCGGGCATTGGTTTCTTGCTGGGCAGCCAAACAGACTTGCGGGATAAAGCCGTGGCAAATGGCTGGATAACTACCGATACGCTGCAAAACCAGCTATTCGTGAGAACTTATAACTCAGACTTACGCCTGCGGAGCATTATTGAACCCATAAAAGACCTGCGGATTGAACTCATCGGCTTTAAAACGCAGGATCGTAATTATCAAACTAACTTTAAATACCTGGCCACAACCAACAGCATAGAAAATTTAAGCCCCGTAACCAGCGGCACATACAGTGTATCTATTCTATCATTATCAACTGCTTTCTCCAAATCCAGCGGCGTTAATAATACCTCTACTACGTTCCAGCAATTCCTGGCTAACAGGACCGTCATCTCCAAACGGTTGGGGGTTACCAATCCAAACTCTACAGGTGTAGTTACCGATGGATATGTGGATGGTTACGGGCCAAATGCGCAAAACGTTTTGGTTCCTGCTTTCCTGGCGGCTTATACCGGCAAAAGTGCAAGCGGCTCATCATTGAGCCAATTTCCGGATATCCCAATCCCAAACTGGCAGATCACCTATAACGGCCTAAGTAAGATGCCATTTTTTACAGAGCTTTTCGATTCTTTCGATTTAAGGCACGGCTACCGTTCATCGTATAACGTAAACGGGTACACTACGCTGCTGCAATACCAGGCGGCAAATGGTGCAGTAAGTTCAAGGGATGCCAATACCGATTTCCTTCCGTTTTACCAAATGACCCAGGTAAGCATTTTCGAACAGTTTGTGCCTTTGTTAGGTGCCGATGTTCGATTCAAAAACAGCATGACGGCCAATCTTGAGTTCCGCAAAACCCGCTCGCTGAGCTTGAGTTTACTGAACAGTCAGCTTGCAGAGCAGGCAGAGAACATTATTGTTTTCGGCTTTGGTTATCGCCCCAAGAACTTCCGGATGCCGTTTGGTCTTTTCGGCACAGGCGCCAAAACCAATAATGATATAAATTTTAAATTGGATGTGGCGGTACGTGATAACAAAACGCTTATTTACCGGGCAGATATTGCAGCGGCAGAGATCTCATCCGGTGCCAAGAATATTACCCTGCGCCCATCGATAGATTATGTAATTAATCAGCGCTTTAATCTAAGCCTGTTTTACGACAGTAATATCACCAAGCCGTATACCTCGCAAACGTTCAATACATCGTTTACTAATTTTGGGATAAACCTGAAGTTGTTGTTACAGTAG
- a CDS encoding preprotein translocase subunit SecG — protein MYLVLIIITIIICVLLGLIVLIQNPKGGGLSSNFAGSSQLMGVQKTGDFLEKGTWVLAISIMVLSLIINVSVKGGAQRGDDSETKKLIQNASKPSASAPAAAPLNLPATTPAPKKP, from the coding sequence ATGTACCTAGTTTTAATCATTATCACCATCATTATATGCGTGCTTTTAGGCCTTATTGTTTTGATACAGAACCCTAAAGGCGGTGGTTTATCATCAAATTTTGCAGGCTCATCTCAATTAATGGGTGTACAAAAAACCGGCGATTTCCTTGAAAAAGGCACCTGGGTTTTGGCTATCAGCATTATGGTTTTATCATTGATCATTAATGTATCTGTTAAAGGTGGCGCACAAAGAGGTGATGATTCAGAAACAAAGAAACTAATTCAGAACGCATCTAAGCCAAGTGCATCAGCTCCGGCAGCTGCTCCGCTGAACTTGCCGGCTACAACACCAGCACCGAAAAAACCATAA
- a CDS encoding sigma-54-dependent Fis family transcriptional regulator produces the protein MEIQEIKQRFGIIGNSPLLNRAINIANQVAPTDISVLITGESGSGKEVFSHIIHQMSPRKHGPFIAVNCGAIPEGTIDSELFGHEKGAYTGAVGERKGYFETVNGGTIFLDEIAEMPLGTQARLLRVLESGQYIRVGSSKVEKTNVRVIAATNVDVYDAVKAGKFREDLYYRLNTVPLRIPPLRDRKEDIFLLFRKFTSDFTAKYRSPPIQLDEDAQQVLTNYTWPGNVRQLKNMAEQLAVLERDRVITAATLLTYIPHETGRSNLPMRLDNQPKEDFSERDILYKVLFDMKRDMVELKKLVADIIEHGGVSTNYQNHSQTINQLYRDIELPPSNFKEPQFTLQQPVNNNTASNNNTSNTDAFNITQDAEEVEESLSLIDKESDLIRKALKKHKGKRKLAANELGISERTLYRKIKELNL, from the coding sequence ATGGAAATACAAGAAATTAAACAGCGCTTTGGGATCATCGGCAATTCGCCGCTGCTTAACCGGGCAATAAATATAGCTAACCAGGTAGCGCCTACCGATATTTCGGTTTTAATTACCGGCGAAAGTGGTAGTGGTAAAGAGGTGTTTTCACACATCATCCACCAAATGAGCCCGCGGAAACATGGCCCGTTCATAGCGGTTAATTGTGGAGCCATACCTGAAGGCACTATCGACTCTGAATTATTTGGGCACGAAAAAGGGGCATACACCGGTGCCGTTGGCGAGCGTAAAGGTTATTTTGAAACCGTAAACGGCGGCACCATATTTTTAGATGAAATAGCCGAAATGCCTTTGGGTACCCAGGCACGCTTACTGCGCGTTCTGGAATCGGGGCAATATATCCGGGTAGGATCATCCAAAGTAGAAAAGACTAATGTGCGTGTTATTGCTGCTACCAATGTAGATGTATATGATGCGGTAAAAGCGGGTAAATTCCGTGAGGATTTGTACTACAGGCTAAACACTGTGCCTTTGCGCATTCCACCACTGCGGGACAGGAAGGAAGATATATTTTTGTTGTTCCGTAAATTCACATCAGACTTTACTGCTAAATACCGCTCGCCGCCTATCCAGCTGGATGAAGATGCACAGCAGGTACTAACCAACTACACCTGGCCGGGTAACGTGCGCCAGTTAAAGAACATGGCAGAACAACTTGCTGTGCTGGAACGCGACCGCGTAATTACGGCAGCTACCCTGCTTACCTATATTCCGCATGAAACCGGCCGCAGCAACCTGCCAATGCGCCTGGATAACCAGCCTAAAGAAGACTTTTCTGAAAGGGATATCCTGTACAAAGTACTTTTTGATATGAAACGTGACATGGTGGAGCTAAAAAAGCTGGTAGCCGATATTATAGAACACGGCGGCGTTAGCACCAACTATCAAAACCATTCGCAAACCATAAACCAGTTATACCGCGATATAGAATTGCCGCCGAGTAACTTTAAAGAGCCACAATTTACTTTACAACAACCCGTTAATAACAACACAGCCAGCAATAATAACACCAGCAATACCGATGCTTTCAATATTACGCAGGATGCGGAAGAAGTAGAAGAATCGCTGTCGTTAATAGATAAAGAGTCGGACCTGATTCGTAAGGCGTTAAAAAAACACAAAGGAAAACGTAAGCTTGCCGCCAATGAGCTGGGCATATCAGAACGTACTTTGTATCGTAAAATTAAAGAGTTAAATTTATAG
- a CDS encoding tRNA-2-methylthio-N(6)-dimethylallyladenosine synthase MiaB (catalyzes the formation of 2-methylthio-N6-(dimethylallyl)adenosine (ms(2)i(6)A) at position 37 in tRNAs that read codons beginning with uridine from N6-(dimethylallyl)adenosine (i(6)A)): MDLLIPDKAHDESRQGEALVLEPVIGKNNGRKLYIESYGCAMNFSDSEIVASILSEKGFETTNDFNNADVVFINTCSIRENAEVRVRNRLKEFAGAKFKNPGMVIGVLGCMAERLKAKFLEEEKLVDVVVGPDAYRDLPNLIEQVDGGQRAVNVLLSREETYADISPVRLNSNGINAFVSIMRGCDNMCSFCVVPFTRGRERSRDAVSIVAECTDLFNKGYREVTLLGQNVDSYKWSGQPAEGIEQIKVGEEIKIVNFANLLEMVALVSPELRVRFSTSHPKDITDEVLYTIAKYDNICNYIHLPVQSGNSRVLELMNRTYTREWYINRIDAIRRIIPECAISTDMITGFCTETDEEHNDSVSMMDYVKYDFAYMFKYSERPGTLAAKRYADDIPEVIKQSRLAQIVAKQQEYSFYRMQARIGRVEKVLIEGFSKKSNNDYCGRSDQNAMVIFPVREDYKPGQYANVLVERTTSATLIGRILE, translated from the coding sequence ATGGATTTGCTTATTCCGGACAAGGCGCATGACGAAAGCAGGCAGGGCGAAGCTTTGGTGCTGGAACCTGTTATTGGTAAAAACAACGGTCGAAAACTGTATATAGAAAGTTATGGCTGCGCCATGAATTTTTCTGACAGTGAGATCGTTGCTTCGATACTTTCTGAAAAGGGTTTTGAAACCACTAATGATTTTAATAATGCCGATGTGGTTTTTATTAACACCTGCTCTATTCGCGAAAATGCCGAAGTACGGGTGCGTAACCGGTTAAAAGAATTTGCCGGTGCCAAGTTTAAAAATCCGGGAATGGTAATAGGCGTTTTGGGCTGCATGGCCGAACGTTTAAAAGCAAAGTTTTTAGAAGAAGAAAAATTGGTAGATGTAGTAGTTGGCCCCGATGCCTACCGCGACTTGCCTAATTTGATAGAACAGGTAGATGGCGGGCAGCGTGCGGTAAACGTTTTACTGAGCCGCGAAGAAACCTATGCCGATATCAGTCCGGTGCGTTTAAACAGCAACGGCATCAATGCATTTGTATCAATTATGCGGGGATGCGACAACATGTGCTCGTTTTGCGTGGTACCATTTACCCGCGGCCGCGAACGTAGCCGCGATGCCGTATCTATAGTTGCCGAGTGTACCGACCTTTTCAATAAGGGCTACCGTGAGGTAACCCTGCTGGGGCAAAACGTGGATTCATATAAATGGAGCGGACAACCGGCAGAAGGCATTGAGCAAATTAAAGTTGGTGAGGAAATAAAGATTGTCAACTTCGCAAATCTGCTGGAGATGGTTGCACTGGTTAGTCCGGAACTTCGGGTGAGGTTCTCTACCTCGCATCCAAAAGATATTACCGACGAGGTGCTTTATACCATAGCCAAATACGATAACATTTGCAATTACATACACCTGCCTGTGCAAAGTGGCAATAGCCGCGTGCTTGAGCTGATGAACCGTACTTATACCCGCGAGTGGTATATCAACCGGATAGATGCTATCCGCCGGATCATACCGGAATGTGCCATCTCTACAGATATGATCACCGGTTTTTGTACCGAAACAGATGAAGAGCATAATGATAGCGTAAGCATGATGGACTACGTAAAATATGATTTTGCGTATATGTTTAAATACAGTGAGCGCCCGGGAACGTTAGCAGCCAAACGCTATGCAGATGATATCCCGGAGGTAATCAAACAATCCCGCTTAGCGCAGATCGTTGCCAAACAGCAGGAGTATTCGTTCTACCGGATGCAGGCACGTATCGGCAGGGTGGAAAAAGTACTGATAGAAGGCTTCTCCAAAAAATCTAACAATGATTATTGCGGCCGAAGCGATCAAAACGCGATGGTGATCTTCCCGGTACGGGAAGATTACAAACCGGGGCAGTATGCAAACGTTTTAGTTGAACGCACCACATCTGCAACGCTGATAGGAAGAATATTGGAATAG
- a CDS encoding co-chaperone GroES, with translation MSLNIKPFADRVVVEAAAAETKTASGIYIPETAQEKPQKGTIVAVGPGKYADVSGVLIPMTAQVGDSILYGKYAGTEITLDGKEYLIMRESDIYAVL, from the coding sequence ATGTCATTAAACATTAAACCCTTTGCAGATAGAGTGGTTGTTGAGGCCGCAGCTGCTGAAACTAAAACCGCTTCAGGTATCTACATTCCTGAAACAGCACAAGAAAAACCACAAAAAGGAACTATCGTAGCAGTTGGTCCGGGCAAATATGCAGATGTGTCTGGCGTATTGATCCCAATGACCGCCCAGGTTGGCGATTCAATTTTATATGGCAAATATGCCGGTACCGAGATCACTCTTGACGGTAAAGAGTATCTTATCATGCGCGAATCTGATATTTACGCGGTGCTATAA